In one Micromonospora polyrhachis genomic region, the following are encoded:
- a CDS encoding MFS transporter, protein MATCNHDSKIDLAITDRTRSRAPSPSGLSGWLTLLFAGAAGVAVANVYFAQPLLVTIGREFALDSATVGIVVAITQLGYGLGLFLVVPLGDLMDRRRLVVTQLLLLAGALAVVGTAGTALVLLAGIAAVGLLAVVTQSIVAYAAALAGPANRGRTVGLVTSGVVIGILSARTVSGTLADFAGWRSVYLVSAALTVTIAGLLYRVLPHHPPASNRLRYVRLLRSTVSLFTEEPLFRARALLALLIFAAFSVLWSGVALPLSAPPLSLSHSAIGAFGLAGVAGALAAAPAGRLNDRGLSGWTTGAALVLLVLSWLPIGLTRQSLWALAIGAVLLDLAVQAVHVTNQSVIYELRPDAGSRLIGGYMVFYSIGSGVGGIASTTVYARAGWGGVCALGAGISALAFLLWAVTRPRVGLGGRTDRRSAC, encoded by the coding sequence GTGGCAACATGCAACCATGACTCGAAGATAGATCTGGCCATCACCGACCGGACGAGAAGTCGAGCGCCGTCGCCCTCCGGGCTATCCGGGTGGCTCACCCTGCTCTTCGCCGGCGCCGCCGGGGTGGCAGTGGCAAACGTCTACTTCGCCCAACCACTGCTGGTGACCATCGGCCGGGAGTTCGCGCTCGATTCGGCGACCGTGGGCATCGTGGTGGCCATCACTCAACTCGGCTACGGGCTCGGACTATTCCTCGTCGTTCCGCTCGGTGATCTGATGGACCGGCGGCGGCTGGTCGTGACGCAGTTGCTGCTGTTGGCCGGCGCGCTGGCCGTGGTCGGTACCGCCGGCACGGCGCTAGTTCTGCTCGCCGGCATCGCCGCGGTGGGACTGCTGGCGGTGGTGACCCAGTCGATAGTGGCGTACGCCGCCGCGCTGGCGGGACCGGCCAACCGCGGTCGGACTGTCGGCCTGGTGACCAGCGGGGTGGTGATCGGCATCCTTTCCGCCCGGACGGTGTCCGGCACCCTGGCGGATTTCGCCGGCTGGCGGTCGGTCTACCTTGTCTCCGCCGCGCTGACCGTGACGATCGCGGGACTCCTGTACCGGGTGCTGCCCCATCACCCGCCGGCCAGCAACCGCCTTCGGTACGTCAGGCTGCTCCGTTCGACCGTGTCACTGTTCACCGAGGAACCCCTGTTCCGCGCCCGCGCCCTGCTCGCCCTGCTCATCTTCGCCGCGTTCAGCGTCCTGTGGAGCGGGGTCGCGCTGCCGCTCAGTGCACCGCCGTTGTCGCTGTCGCACAGCGCGATCGGCGCGTTCGGGCTTGCCGGGGTGGCAGGTGCGTTGGCGGCGGCTCCCGCGGGTCGGTTGAACGATCGTGGTCTGTCCGGGTGGACCACCGGCGCTGCTCTCGTCCTGCTCGTCCTGTCCTGGTTGCCGATCGGGCTCACCCGACAGTCGCTGTGGGCACTGGCGATCGGCGCCGTCCTGCTCGACCTCGCCGTGCAGGCAGTCCATGTCACCAACCAGTCCGTCATCTACGAGTTGCGGCCGGACGCCGGCAGCCGACTGATTGGCGGCTACATGGTCTTCTACTCGATCGGCAGCGGCGTCGGGGGGATCGCTTCGACCACGGTGTACGCGCGGGCCGGCTGGGGTGGCGTGTGCGCGCTGGGGGCGGGGATCAGTGCACTCGCGTTCCTGCTCTGGGCGGTGACCCGACCCCGGGTCGGCTTAGGAGGCCGCACAGACAGGCGCTCGGCGTGCTGA
- a CDS encoding cyclase family protein, translating to MTDTGGLPALTGGPQPDLDSGTTALWSALAGARVIDLAQPMRRGMPQSPNHPPFRMVIERRHGDLVRADGGSAANEVIITGGHVGTHVDALAHVSQDGLVHGGRPAGAAQSHEGFAELGIETFDPYVGRAVLLDVAAIHGTAVLPAGYEITPDDLEQAAGHTRIAPGDAVLIGTGWSRRWDEGAAFVGLADGVPGPGVAAARWLAERAPRVVGGETIAFEHLGAGRGHATLPVHRILLVEHGINIVETMNLAPLLDTGAREFLFVLNPLPIVGATGAPVRPLAVLP from the coding sequence ATGACCGACACGGGAGGTCTCCCGGCCCTGACCGGTGGACCGCAACCCGACCTCGACTCCGGCACCACCGCGCTGTGGTCGGCGCTGGCCGGGGCCCGGGTCATCGACCTGGCCCAACCGATGCGCCGGGGAATGCCCCAGTCACCGAACCACCCACCGTTTCGGATGGTGATCGAGCGTCGCCACGGCGACCTGGTACGCGCCGACGGCGGCAGCGCCGCCAACGAGGTCATCATCACCGGTGGTCACGTCGGTACCCACGTCGACGCGCTGGCCCACGTCTCGCAGGACGGGCTCGTGCACGGCGGCCGGCCGGCCGGGGCGGCGCAGTCCCACGAGGGCTTCGCGGAGCTGGGCATCGAGACGTTCGACCCGTACGTCGGACGGGCCGTGCTGCTTGACGTCGCCGCCATACATGGGACCGCCGTGCTGCCGGCCGGCTACGAGATCACCCCGGACGACCTGGAGCAGGCTGCCGGGCACACCCGGATCGCACCGGGCGACGCGGTCCTGATCGGCACCGGCTGGTCGCGTCGGTGGGACGAGGGGGCGGCGTTCGTCGGGCTCGCCGACGGAGTTCCCGGCCCCGGGGTGGCCGCCGCGCGCTGGCTCGCCGAACGAGCCCCCAGGGTGGTCGGCGGCGAGACGATCGCCTTCGAGCACCTCGGTGCCGGACGTGGCCACGCCACCCTGCCGGTGCACCGGATCCTGCTGGTGGAGCACGGGATCAACATCGTCGAGACGATGAACCTGGCCCCGCTGCTGGACACCGGGGCCCGGGAGTTCCTGTTCGTACTCAACCCGCTGCCCATCGTCGGGGCCACCGGAGCTCCGGTCCGCCCGCTGGCGGTCCTGCCGTGA
- a CDS encoding IclR family transcriptional regulator: MTSRTSEATAPAVGEDGDGQSRSIAAVERAMDVLLYFGRSGRPDLGVTEIATALGLTKAAVHRILTALRSRELIILDPSTRRYALGHAAVTLGRAYLARTDLRAMAGPELRALAAETGETATLSLRRGDTRLYVDQVVPEQELRLDVNIGIPYPLHAGSSSKAFLAFVDADELDAYLERHRLDELTDRTITDPVKLRKELAAIRKRGYATSRGERQPGATSIAAPVFDHDGHVVAVVSVAGPVGRFKPESPDLAKSLLKATSRISAQLGYRGA; the protein is encoded by the coding sequence ATGACCAGCCGGACATCTGAGGCGACGGCACCGGCCGTGGGGGAGGACGGCGACGGCCAGTCCCGCTCGATCGCGGCGGTGGAGCGGGCGATGGACGTGCTGCTCTACTTCGGGCGCAGCGGGCGTCCGGACCTGGGGGTCACCGAGATCGCGACCGCGCTGGGCCTGACCAAGGCCGCCGTGCACCGCATCCTCACGGCGCTGCGCAGCCGGGAGCTGATCATCCTCGACCCGAGCACCCGTCGCTACGCACTGGGCCACGCGGCCGTCACCCTCGGCCGGGCCTACCTGGCCCGCACCGACCTGCGGGCGATGGCCGGTCCGGAGCTGCGTGCGCTGGCGGCCGAGACGGGCGAGACCGCCACCCTGTCACTGCGCCGGGGCGACACCCGGCTGTATGTCGACCAGGTGGTGCCCGAGCAGGAACTGCGGCTGGACGTCAACATCGGCATCCCGTACCCGCTGCATGCCGGCAGCTCGTCCAAGGCGTTCCTGGCCTTCGTCGACGCGGACGAGCTTGACGCCTACCTGGAGCGGCACCGGCTCGACGAGCTGACCGACCGCACCATCACCGACCCGGTGAAGCTGCGTAAGGAGCTGGCCGCCATCCGTAAGCGCGGCTACGCCACCTCGCGCGGTGAACGCCAGCCCGGCGCGACCTCGATTGCGGCACCGGTCTTTGACCACGATGGGCACGTGGTGGCGGTCGTCAGCGTGGCCGGGCCGGTGGGACGCTTCAAGCCGGAGTCGCCCGACCTGGCGAAGTCGCTGCTGAAGGCGACCAGCCGGATCTCCGCTCAGCTCGGTTACCGCGGTGCCTGA
- a CDS encoding winged helix-turn-helix transcriptional regulator produces the protein MVRRTRFDDAECPVARSVDAIGDWWSLLIVRDAFDGSRRFGEFQRSLGVAKNILAARLRTLVASGVIEIVEAPDGGSYHEYALTEKGKGLFPVIVALRQWGETHCFEPGEPHSEMIDRQHGHPLRALEVRSDDGRQLGPDDTVINKVASPGRDTRAAIST, from the coding sequence ATGGTGAGGAGGACCCGCTTCGACGATGCCGAGTGCCCAGTGGCCCGGTCGGTCGACGCGATCGGAGATTGGTGGTCGCTGCTCATCGTGCGTGACGCGTTCGACGGCAGTCGCCGCTTCGGTGAGTTCCAGCGCAGCCTCGGGGTGGCGAAGAATATCCTCGCTGCCCGCCTGCGGACCCTGGTCGCCAGCGGCGTAATCGAAATCGTTGAGGCCCCCGACGGTGGCAGCTACCACGAGTACGCGCTGACGGAGAAGGGCAAGGGCCTCTTTCCGGTCATCGTGGCACTACGGCAGTGGGGCGAGACTCACTGCTTCGAGCCGGGCGAACCGCACTCGGAAATGATCGACCGCCAGCATGGGCACCCGCTGCGCGCCCTGGAGGTCCGATCCGACGACGGGCGACAACTCGGTCCAGACGACACCGTCATCAACAAGGTCGCCAGTCCGGGCCGAGACACCAGAGCCGCTATTTCCACCTGA
- a CDS encoding MmgE/PrpD family protein gives MAGGSTAGTVAAPGDEPTLSARLARFAVDCRDHGVPDAVRADIPGRVLDILGLALAAHADPGAEAARAALRSVRRWGGVGEATVIGAGDRLPAPAAALVNGVLAHSLDFDDTHLPSVLHPSASVVPAALAAAEAVGSGTAADVAAVVPAVAAGIEITNRLGMAGYLPDPGVNVYFERGQHATSICGTIGAAVAAGLLYGLDAAGIGHAIGIAASMGAGILEANRTGGSIKQAHCGWAAHAGVSAAVLAADGLTGPPTVLEGRFGFFTAHTGDFTADALLRGLGTDWEVLRTVYKPYPSNHFTHPGIDCALALRAGGLDPADVAEIELGVAAPVLRTIAEPTAEKIRPRSAYHAKFSGPYTIAAALLGGGGLGLSLDDFVGELPADRLALAARVRCVADPRASELFPRAFAAVLRVRTHSGALLEHRVDSSRGGPEHPLGAADLATKFQLNAERALPPTRIAALRDAVLGTTEGGVTPSALLALTAPTP, from the coding sequence ATGGCGGGCGGAAGCACAGCCGGGACCGTGGCCGCGCCGGGGGACGAGCCCACGCTCAGCGCCCGGCTGGCGCGCTTCGCGGTCGACTGTCGTGACCACGGGGTGCCCGACGCCGTCCGCGCCGACATCCCCGGCCGGGTACTGGACATCCTCGGGCTGGCCCTGGCCGCGCACGCCGACCCGGGGGCCGAGGCGGCGAGGGCCGCACTGCGCTCCGTACGCCGCTGGGGCGGCGTCGGCGAGGCCACCGTCATCGGCGCCGGCGACCGGCTGCCCGCACCCGCCGCCGCACTGGTCAACGGGGTGCTGGCCCACTCGCTGGACTTCGACGACACGCACCTGCCCTCGGTGCTGCACCCCAGCGCCAGCGTCGTACCGGCCGCGCTCGCCGCCGCAGAGGCGGTCGGGTCCGGTACGGCTGCCGACGTCGCCGCCGTGGTCCCGGCGGTGGCCGCCGGGATCGAGATCACCAATCGGCTCGGCATGGCCGGCTATCTGCCCGACCCCGGGGTCAACGTCTACTTCGAGCGGGGCCAGCATGCCACCTCGATCTGCGGCACGATCGGTGCGGCCGTCGCGGCCGGTCTGCTCTACGGCCTGGACGCCGCAGGCATCGGCCATGCCATCGGAATCGCCGCGAGCATGGGTGCCGGCATCCTGGAGGCCAACCGCACCGGCGGCTCGATCAAGCAGGCCCACTGCGGCTGGGCCGCCCACGCCGGGGTCAGCGCGGCGGTGCTGGCGGCCGACGGGCTGACCGGGCCACCGACCGTACTGGAGGGACGGTTCGGCTTCTTCACCGCGCACACCGGCGACTTCACCGCCGACGCGCTGCTGCGCGGGCTGGGCACCGACTGGGAGGTGCTCCGCACGGTCTACAAGCCGTACCCGTCGAACCACTTCACCCACCCCGGCATCGACTGCGCCCTGGCGCTGCGGGCCGGCGGGCTCGACCCGGCCGACGTCGCCGAGATCGAGCTGGGGGTGGCTGCCCCGGTACTGCGTACCATCGCCGAACCCACCGCCGAGAAGATCCGCCCGCGCAGCGCGTACCACGCGAAGTTCTCCGGGCCGTACACGATCGCGGCGGCGCTGCTCGGCGGTGGCGGCCTGGGGCTGTCGCTCGACGACTTTGTCGGCGAGCTGCCGGCCGACCGGCTGGCGCTGGCGGCCCGGGTCCGGTGCGTGGCCGACCCCCGGGCGTCGGAACTGTTTCCGCGGGCGTTCGCGGCGGTGCTGCGGGTGCGGACTCACAGCGGTGCTCTCCTGGAGCACCGGGTCGACTCGTCGCGCGGCGGGCCGGAGCACCCGTTGGGCGCGGCCGATCTTGCGACGAAGTTCCAGCTCAACGCCGAGCGGGCTCTTCCGCCGACGCGGATCGCCGCGCTACGCGACGCCGTGCTCGGCACCACCGAGGGCGGGGTGACGCCATCGGCGCTACTCGCGCTGACCGCCCCGACTCCCTGA
- a CDS encoding HpcH/HpaI aldolase/citrate lyase family protein has product MSSGVVEWKGPNPLRSYLYVPGDASDKLAKATGRGADAVIVDLEDAVPPAGKDAARSAAAAFLRAAPPGVAWWVRINPGRLGHVDAAAVVGPGLAGICVAKAESAAELVALDEVLGAAESAAGLPAGTTAVVPLLESAAAVVAALDIARAPRVRRLQLGEADLRADLGVTLGPDERELLFTRSQVVLASAAVGIAPPVAPVSTDFRDLVTLRASTMALRRLGFVGRACIHPAQVAVVNEVFTPTPEEVATAADLVARFDAAVRDGTGVCLDAQGRMVDEAVVRSARRLLALAV; this is encoded by the coding sequence GTGTCGTCGGGCGTTGTCGAGTGGAAGGGCCCGAATCCGTTGAGGTCGTACCTGTACGTGCCCGGGGACGCGTCCGACAAGCTGGCCAAGGCGACGGGGCGCGGCGCGGACGCAGTGATCGTCGACCTGGAGGACGCGGTGCCGCCAGCCGGCAAGGACGCCGCCCGCTCGGCGGCCGCCGCCTTCCTGCGCGCCGCGCCACCCGGAGTCGCCTGGTGGGTACGGATCAACCCGGGCCGGTTGGGCCACGTCGACGCCGCAGCCGTCGTAGGACCGGGGCTAGCCGGGATCTGTGTGGCGAAGGCCGAGTCCGCAGCCGAACTGGTCGCCCTCGACGAGGTGCTCGGCGCGGCCGAGTCGGCGGCCGGGTTACCAGCGGGCACGACCGCCGTGGTGCCGCTGCTGGAGTCGGCGGCGGCCGTGGTCGCGGCCCTCGACATCGCCCGCGCGCCCCGGGTACGGCGACTGCAACTCGGCGAGGCCGACCTGCGCGCCGACCTCGGCGTCACGCTCGGGCCGGACGAGCGGGAACTGCTCTTCACCCGCTCGCAGGTGGTGCTGGCCAGCGCGGCGGTCGGTATCGCGCCTCCGGTGGCGCCGGTCAGCACCGACTTCCGCGACCTGGTCACGCTGCGCGCGTCGACGATGGCACTGCGGCGGCTCGGCTTCGTCGGTCGGGCCTGTATCCACCCGGCGCAGGTCGCTGTGGTCAACGAGGTGTTCACCCCCACACCGGAGGAGGTGGCGACGGCGGCGGACCTGGTGGCCCGCTTCGACGCGGCGGTCCGCGACGGCACGGGGGTCTGCCTCGACGCACAGGGCCGGATGGTGGACGAGGCGGTGGTCCGCTCCGCCCGCCGCTTGCTTGCCCTGGCGGTGTAG
- a CDS encoding CaiB/BaiF CoA transferase family protein gives MPGALNGITVVDASTLFAGPLAATILGDYGAEVIKIEHPVKGDPARGHGPAKDGVPLWWTMLGRNKQTVTLDLGRPEGAALARRLLAEADVLIENFRPGTLERWGLAPDSLHEHNPGLVIARVTAFGQHGPYRDRPGFGTLAEAMSGFAAITGQPDGPPTLPPFGLADGISALTCAQAVMTALYHRDAGRPAGTGRGQVIDLAIIEPLVTVLGMQAMAYDQLGTVQQRSGNRSVNNAPRNTYRTRDGRWVAISTSAQAVAERVLRLVGHPEVIDEPWFANGVTRAQHADELDGYVGGWIAERDLPEVVAEFEAAQAAVAPIYDIADVFADPQYRALDTVTTVQEPVLGPLRMPNVLYRMSETPGAIAWTGRPPGADNQSVYGKRLGLRADELADLKSRGVI, from the coding sequence GTGCCCGGCGCACTGAACGGCATCACGGTGGTGGACGCCTCGACGCTCTTCGCCGGTCCCCTGGCCGCCACCATCCTCGGCGACTACGGCGCCGAGGTCATCAAGATCGAGCATCCGGTCAAGGGTGACCCCGCGCGGGGACACGGCCCCGCCAAGGACGGCGTGCCACTGTGGTGGACCATGCTCGGCCGCAACAAGCAGACCGTCACCCTCGACCTCGGTCGACCCGAGGGCGCCGCGCTGGCCCGCCGGTTACTCGCCGAGGCCGACGTGCTGATCGAGAACTTCCGGCCCGGCACGCTGGAGCGCTGGGGCCTGGCCCCGGACTCGCTGCACGAACACAATCCCGGGCTGGTCATCGCCCGGGTCACCGCGTTCGGCCAGCACGGACCGTACCGGGACCGGCCCGGATTCGGCACCCTCGCCGAGGCGATGAGCGGCTTCGCGGCCATCACCGGCCAGCCGGACGGACCACCCACGCTGCCACCGTTCGGGCTCGCCGACGGCATCTCCGCGCTCACCTGCGCCCAGGCCGTCATGACCGCGCTCTACCACCGCGACGCCGGCCGACCCGCCGGTACCGGCCGTGGCCAGGTCATCGACCTGGCGATCATCGAACCGCTGGTCACCGTGCTCGGGATGCAGGCGATGGCGTACGACCAGCTCGGCACCGTGCAGCAGCGCAGCGGCAACCGGTCGGTCAACAACGCTCCGCGCAACACGTACCGCACCCGCGACGGCCGGTGGGTGGCGATCTCCACCAGCGCCCAGGCAGTCGCCGAACGGGTGCTGCGGCTCGTCGGGCACCCCGAGGTGATCGACGAACCGTGGTTCGCCAACGGCGTCACGCGGGCACAGCACGCCGACGAACTCGACGGCTACGTCGGGGGCTGGATCGCCGAACGGGACCTCCCCGAAGTGGTCGCCGAGTTCGAGGCGGCCCAGGCCGCGGTCGCCCCGATCTACGACATCGCCGACGTCTTCGCCGACCCGCAGTACCGGGCCCTGGACACCGTGACCACGGTGCAGGAGCCGGTGCTCGGTCCACTGCGGATGCCCAACGTGCTGTACCGGATGTCCGAGACTCCCGGTGCCATCGCCTGGACCGGGCGCCCGCCCGGTGCCGACAACCAATCCGTGTACGGCAAACGGCTCGGCCTGCGCGCCGACGAACTCGCCGACCTGAAGTCGAGAGGCGTGATCTGA
- a CDS encoding dihydroorotase: MARYDLLVKGGTLVLPYVGTVRADLATRDGRIAAVAAELDPADAAEVLDADSRLVFPGAVDAHYHLGIYRSLAEDAAEETRSSLVGGASTVLSYFRTGQHYLNRTGPYAEIFPEVLAAVGGRAYTDYGFHLAPMDTAQVGEVPALVGEHGVSSFKYYMFYKGFNLSADSRDAKAFTMSDEYDLGHLYQIMEAVAAANGADRRVSLSLHCEQAELMRLFIDRVRAAGDPQTLKAYSDARPPLTERVAIGEATTLAGATGCPVNLLHLSSADALDAARAARAALPGADIRAEVTLHHLCLSYDALTGLGGKVNPPIRTVADTEALWAGVLDGSVDWVASDHACCLEENKGDALWPALPGFGGTALLYPLLISEGMHKRGLSPVRVAELASANPARAYGLWGRKGNLVVGADADLAIVDPDLEQEVTTDLLLSGQDHCPFEGRKVRGWPVATVVRGHVAYRDGAVIGAPQGAYVAR, encoded by the coding sequence GTGGCGCGTTACGATCTGCTGGTCAAGGGCGGCACGCTGGTACTGCCGTACGTGGGAACGGTCCGGGCTGATCTCGCCACTCGTGACGGCCGGATCGCCGCTGTCGCGGCTGAGCTCGACCCGGCGGATGCCGCCGAGGTGCTCGACGCCGACTCCCGGCTGGTCTTCCCGGGTGCGGTGGATGCGCACTACCACCTGGGCATCTACCGGTCGCTTGCCGAGGACGCCGCCGAGGAGACCCGATCCTCCCTGGTCGGCGGGGCGAGTACGGTGTTGTCGTACTTCCGGACCGGGCAGCACTACCTCAACCGCACCGGCCCGTACGCCGAGATCTTCCCGGAGGTACTCGCGGCCGTGGGCGGTCGCGCCTACACCGACTACGGGTTCCACCTCGCGCCGATGGACACCGCGCAGGTCGGCGAGGTGCCCGCGCTGGTCGGCGAGCATGGCGTGTCGTCGTTCAAGTACTACATGTTCTACAAGGGCTTCAACCTCAGCGCGGACTCCCGCGACGCCAAAGCCTTCACCATGAGCGACGAGTACGATCTTGGCCACCTCTACCAGATCATGGAGGCGGTCGCGGCGGCCAACGGCGCGGACCGGCGGGTCTCGTTGTCGCTGCACTGTGAGCAGGCCGAGCTGATGCGGCTCTTCATCGACCGGGTCCGGGCGGCCGGCGACCCGCAAACCCTCAAGGCATACTCCGACGCCCGCCCGCCGCTGACCGAGCGGGTCGCGATCGGCGAGGCCACCACCCTGGCCGGCGCCACCGGCTGCCCGGTCAACCTGCTGCATCTCTCCTCGGCGGACGCGCTGGACGCGGCCCGGGCGGCCCGGGCCGCGCTGCCCGGTGCCGACATCCGTGCCGAGGTCACCCTGCACCACCTCTGCCTCTCCTACGACGCGCTGACCGGGCTCGGCGGCAAGGTGAACCCTCCGATCCGTACGGTGGCCGATACCGAGGCGCTCTGGGCCGGCGTACTCGACGGCTCGGTCGACTGGGTGGCCTCCGACCACGCGTGTTGCCTCGAGGAGAACAAGGGCGACGCGCTCTGGCCGGCGCTGCCCGGCTTCGGTGGCACCGCGCTGCTCTACCCGCTGCTGATCAGCGAGGGGATGCACAAGCGTGGCCTGTCACCGGTTCGGGTCGCGGAGCTGGCCTCGGCGAATCCCGCGCGGGCCTACGGCCTGTGGGGACGCAAGGGCAACCTGGTCGTGGGCGCGGACGCCGACCTGGCGATCGTCGACCCCGACCTGGAGCAGGAGGTGACGACCGACCTGCTGCTGTCCGGGCAGGACCACTGTCCGTTCGAGGGGCGCAAGGTCCGCGGCTGGCCGGTTGCGACGGTGGTCCGTGGGCACGTCGCATACCGCGATGGCGCGGTCATCGGCGCGCCGCAGGGGGCGTACGTCGCCCGTTAG